A segment of the Candidatus Methylomirabilota bacterium genome:
CACCACGGCCCGGGCGTGCAGTCGCAGGATCGCTTCCCGGCCCTTGACGTCGGGCTTGTCGACGACGACCTGGCGGTCGAAACGGCCAGGCCGGAGCAGCGCCTGGTCGAGGACCTCCGGGCGGTTGGTGGCCGCCATGATGATCACACCCTTGGACGAATCGAAGCCGTCCATCTCGGCCAGGAGCTGGTTGAGGGTCTGCTCGCGCTCGTCGTGGCCGCCCACGAAGCCGGTGGGGCCCGCCCGTGACTTGCCGATGGCGTCCAGCTCATCGATGAACACGATGCAGGGGGCCTTGTCCTTGGCCTGCTCGAAGAGGTCGCGGACGCGGGCGGCGCCGACGCCGACGAACATCTCCACGAACTCCGAACCCGACAGCGTGAAGAAGGGCACGTCGGCCTCGCCGGCCACGGCCCGCGCCAGCAGCGTCTTGCCCGTGCCCGGAGGGCCGATCACCAGCACGCCCTTGGGAATGCGGCCGCCCAGCCGCTGGTACTTCTTGGGGTTCTTCAGGAAGTCCACGATCTCGACCAGCTCGGCCTTGGCCTCGTCCACGCCGGCCACGTCGTTGAAGGTCGTCTTCAGCTCCTTGCGATCGTAGATCTTGTGCTTGCTGCGCCCGAACGACAGCGCCTGGGTGGGTCCGCCGCCCACGCGGCGCATGAGGAAGACCCAGATGGCGACCATGATCCCCAGCGGGATCACCCATCCGAACAGGAGGTCCCGCCACACCGTCGTCTCGACGCGGCCGGCAAACTCCACGTGGTGCTGCTGCAGCTCCTGGACGAGCCACTGCTCGTCCACCCCGGGGATGCGGGTCACGGTGAAGACGCGCGGCTCGCCGGCCGAGCCCAGCAGCTTGCGCAGGCGATCGGAGGCGGGCGGCGGCACCACCGCGGACAGGGCGCCGGGCTTGGCCAGGCCGCGGATCTCGCGCTCGGTCAGCGCCACTTTCTCGATCTTGTCGGCGCGCAGAAG
Coding sequences within it:
- the ftsH gene encoding ATP-dependent zinc metalloprotease FtsH; translation: MKPRLPQRLQFFLVYVVVGAVVLLLLNSLLQAPTVELSMSKFLELLRADKIEKVALTEREIRGLAKPGALSAVVPPPASDRLRKLLGSAGEPRVFTVTRIPGVDEQWLVQELQQHHVEFAGRVETTVWRDLLFGWVIPLGIMVAIWVFLMRRVGGGPTQALSFGRSKHKIYDRKELKTTFNDVAGVDEAKAELVEIVDFLKNPKKYQRLGGRIPKGVLVIGPPGTGKTLLARAVAGEADVPFFTLSGSEFVEMFVGVGAARVRDLFEQAKDKAPCIVFIDELDAIGKSRAGPTGFVGGHDEREQTLNQLLAEMDGFDSSKGVIIMAATNRPEVLDQALLRPGRFDRQVVVDKPDVKGREAILRLHARAVVLGPDVNLSVIAARTPGFAGADLANIVNEAALLAARKDKDAVEMSDFEEAIDRVVAGLEKRSRVLSDKERDIVAHHEMGHALVAASLAHADPVHKISIIPRGVAALGMTYQLPTEERFLMTRSELEDRIAVLLGGRVAEELVYGEVSTGAHDDLERATELARLMVMKYGMSERVGLATFGERPPLFLRGAGVPWGGERDWSEETARAIDSEVREILDRTHDRVHGVLTTKKAQLVAGATELKRVETLEGERLRRVLAGDKLEEAQG